The following DNA comes from Streptomyces sp. NBC_00690.
CTCTATGTGACCCGCGGCGCCGGCGCCTGGGGGCCGCCCGTGCGGGTCGGCGCCTCATCCGACATCACCGTGGTGCAGTTGGCGTCCCGCCAGGCGTGACCGTGTCGGTGTAGGACGGCGGCGCGTGGGAGGCACCGGCGGTGGCCGCGGGGAGCAGCACCGTCACGGCCAACCCCCGGCCCCGCGCCGTCCGCACCGACACCTCACCCCCGTGGGACGCGACGACGGCCTGCACGATCGCCATGCCGAGCCCACTGCCGGGAGGCTGCGGCCGTTCCCGCCAGCCCTCGCCGACGGTTGCATCGTCACCCGTCGCCGGCGGGACCTCCCCGGAAACCAACGCATCGGCGGCCACCTCGGCGGCCCCGACCGATCGACCCGCAGCTGTCCCCACAGCCGTCCCGTCAGCCGATCCCGTCTCCCGTACCGCTGCTTCCCGTACCGCTGTCTCCCGCTCCTCCGCCTCCCTCGTGGCCGCTGTCGCTCCCGCGGCCCGGAAGAAGCGGTCGAAGATCCGGTCCGCGTCCTGAGCCGCCATCCCCGGGCCCTCGTCGGCAACGGTCAGCCGCACCCACCCGGGGCGATCGCCCCCGCCCGGCTGCCGCGCCAACTCCAGCCGTACCCGGGCGGTGACCGGCGTGTGCGCCCGTACGTTCCCCAATAGGTTCCCCACGATCTGACGCAGTGCGGACTCATCGCCCTGCACCGCCAACCGCCCTGATGCGCTCAGGGCGACGGGCCGGTCCGGCTGCTGCGCCCGCAGATCGTCGGCCCCGTCCCGTACCAGTTGTGCCAGATCCACCGGGGCCATCCGCAGCGGGGCCTGCCGGTCCAGTCGGGCCAGTGTCAGCAGCTCCTCGACCAGTCGGCCCATCCGGTCCGCTTCGGCGTTCATCCGGGCCAGCGCCCGGGAACGCTCCACCGGGCCGCGCAGCATCCCCCGGTCGTACAACTGGAGGTAGCCGCGTATCGCGGACAGCGGGGTGCGCAGTTCGTGCGAGGCGTCGGCGACGAACCGGCGCAGTTGGGCCGCGCTGCGCTCCCGGGTCTCAAAGGCCGATTCCACCTGGTGAAGCATGGAGTTGAGCGCGACCCGCAGTTGCTCGATCTCGGTCGCCGTGGGGGAGTCGGCCGGCACCCGGCGGGTTAGATCGCCCTCCGCTATGGCGGACGCCGTCTCCACCATGTCCTCCAGCGGACGGAGCCTGCGCCTGGCCCAGCCCATGGTGACCAGGGCCAGCAGCACCAGCAGCAGCACACCGAAGACGATGTCGAACTTGAGCGCCTTGCGCAGGGCGTTGTGCATCGCGCCCGTGCTGGTCGCCATCAACACGATCGTGCCGTCGGCCAGCCGGGCGCCGACCACCCGGTAGGGCTCCCCGTTGACCTGGATGTCCCGGACCGCGCTGGAACGGCTGAGGGCGGACGGATCGGCGACGGCCGAGGCGATGGCGCGCTGGCGGGAGGTGGGCTCGATCCCGGCGAACGAGGTGGGCTGCCCCCGGTCATCGAGCGCCACGATCATGGTGTCGGAGCGAGGCAGCCCGGACTGCCGGTCGCCGGGTGCGAACTGCTCCAGCAGGGTGCCGAGGGCCCTGAGCGATTCGACTTCCTTCTGGGTGAAGCCGGTTCGCTCCAGGGCGTTGCGGTTGCCGACGAGTTCGGTGTCGACCCGGTCGATGAGGAAGTGCTGCATCCCCATCAGGCTGACGGCGGTCGCCACGGTGATGCCGAGGGCCAGCAGCATGACGTTGACGGCCGTCAGTTTGGCGCGCAGGGAGTGCGGCGCGTGCCGGTGCCCACGCCGGGTCCCGCTGGCTGTCCCCTTCACGAGAGCCCGTACCCCACGCCCCGACGGGTGGTGATCAACGGTGGCCCGAGCGGGTCGAGCTTGCGCCGTAGATAGCTGATGTACGTCTCCACCACGGTCGACTCCGCTTCGTGCTCGTAGCTCCAGACGTGCCGCAGCAGTTGGTCCTTGGGAACCACCCGTCCACCGTTGCGCACCAGGAACCGCAACAGGGCGTACTCGGTGGGTGTGAGTTGTACGGAACGCCCCCCGCGCCGCACGGCGTACGTCGTCTCGTCCAACTCCAGGTCCCCGTACCGCAGTGGAGGCGGTACGGACAGCACATCGGCCGGTCGGGTGCGCCTCAGTACGGCGGTGACCCGCGCCACCACCTCGTCGACGTTGAATGGTTTGGTGATGTAGTCGTCACCGAAGCCCAACGCCCCCACGATCTCCGCGGGTGCGTCCCGGGCCGTGAGGAAGACGATCGCCGTGTCCGGGTGCAACGCACGCATCTCGCGCCCCAGCACCCGGCCGTCACCGTCGGGGAGCATCACATCGAGCAGGGCCGCGTCCGGTCTGGCCCGGCTGGCCAACCACTGCGCCTGGCGCACACTGCCCGCCGTCATCACCTCGAACCGGTGGTACCTCAGGGCGATGGACAGCACATCGGCGATGCTCGGCTCGTCCTCCACGATCAGGACCGTCGCCCCGGCGCAGTCCCCGCCCCGCTCCTCCTGGCTCATTCCGCCCCCTCCCGACCCGATGAACCCCGGGCCGTTGCCTCTGTCCCATCGATCCAGGTCGATGGGGATCTCAGTATCGGCACCTCGGGCGGGTGAGGGGCCGTTCGATGCCTGGGAGTTCCTTGTGAGTCAGGGACGAATCCCGCCATGACCGCACCGCACGGCCGATTCTGTAGCCACTCGGGGGCTGGGGATCGACGAAGGAGCAGTGATCGTGACGGCGTTGGCACGGTGGTGCTATCGGCATCGGCTGGTGGTTCTGGTGTTGTGGGTGGGGGCGCTGTTGGGCCTGGGGGTGGCCGGAACCGCCGCGGGCACTCACTACTCGAATGTCTTCAGCCTTCCCGACACCGACTCCAAGAAGGCGCTCGACCTGCTGGTCAAGGCGTTCCCGGAGCGGTCGGGGGACCAGAACACCCTGGTGTGGCGGGTGCAGGACGGCTCGGTGCGGGACGCCCCCGTACGGCAGCGACTGGAGCCTGCCCTCCGGGAGATCGCGGGGATGCGCGGGGTCGGCGAGGTCATCAGTCCCTACGCACCCGAAGGCGCGATCCAGATCAGCACGGACGGGCGGACCGCGTACGCCCAGATCACCTTCGTCGACCAGGCGGACGCGGTGCCCAAGGCGCTCGTCCAGGACGTCGTGGACCTCACCGAGGCGGCGGCGGGCGACGGATTGCAGACGGAGATCGGCGGACAGGCCGTCAAACGCATCCAGGAACCGCCGATGGGCACCGCGGAACTCGTGGGTCTCGGAGCCGCTGCCGTCGTGCTCTTCCTGGCGTTCGGCTCCCTCTTCGCGATGGCATTGCCCCTGGTCGTCGCCGTGTTCGCGGTCGGTACGGCGATGATGGCGACGATCCTGCTCAGCCATGTGACGGACGTGCCCGAGGTGGGCCCGCTGCTCGGCTCGCTCATCGGGCTCGGGGTCGGCATCGACTACGCGCTGTTCATCGTCACCCGGCACCGCAAGGGGCTTCTTCGCGGCATGGAGCCGGAGGAGTCCGCGGTCAATGCGCTCAACACCTCTGGGCGCGCGGTGCTGTTCGCAGGCGGGACGGTGTGCATCGCGCTCGCCGGCATGCTCGTGATGAACCTCCGCTTCCTGGACGGTGTGGTGATCGCCACCTCGCTCACCGTCGTCCTGAGCGTCCTGGCCGCCGTGACCCTGCTGCCCGCGCTCATGGGGGTGCTCGGACCGAAGGTGCTCAGCCGTCGGCAGCGTCAGCGGTTGGCCGCGAACGGGCCCGCGCCCGCCGAGGCGAGCGGTCTCGCCGCCCGCTGGTCAGCGATGGTCCAGCGTCGGCCGCGAGCGATCGGCGCGGTGGCGCTGCTGGTGATGGTGGCCCTGGCGATCCCGGTGTTCTCGCTCCGGCTGGGCGCGACCGACCAGGGCAATCACCCGGAGGAATCGACGACGCGCCAGGCGTACGACCTGCTGGCCGACGGCTTCGGCCCCGGCTTCAACGGGCCGCTGCAACTGGTCGCCGACGGTGTCGAACCCCGGGCCGTCCAAGAACTCGTGCAACAGGTGAGCAAGACCGAGGGCGTGGCCTTCGCCGCGGCGCTGCCGTCACAGCCGGGCTCGGGGCTGACGGTGATCCAGGTGGTGCCGACGACGTCACCGCAGTCCGAGGAGACCGACCGACTGATCGACGTCCTACGGGAGGACGTCATCGCCGAGTCTGGTGAGAAGGTCCACGTCGGCGGGGTCACGGCCGTCTTCAAGGACTTCGCGGCCGTGACCAGCGAGCGGCTTCCGTACTTCGTCGCCACGATCATCGTGCTCGGCTTCGTCCTCCTGATGATCGCCTTCCGATCGATCCTCGTGCCGCTGACCGCCGCGGTGATGAACCTGATCGCCGCAGCCGCATCCTTCGGGGTGCTGGTGGCGATCTTCCAATGGGGCTACGGAACCGAACTTCTCGGCATCGGCAAGGAAGGGCCGATCACTGCGTTCCTCCCGGTCATCATGTTGTCCCTGCTCTTCGGACTCTCCATGGACTACCAGGTCTTCCTGGTCAGCCGGATGCACGAGGAGTGGGTGCACACCAAGGACAACGCCCGGGCCGTGCGGGTGGGACTGGCCGAGACCAGCCGGGTCATCAACTGCGCCGCCCTGATCATGATCTGTGTCTTCGGTGCCTTCGTCCTCAGCGGTGACATGGAGGCGGGCATGGCCGGCGTGGGGCTGGCGGTCGCGGTGGCTCTGGATGCGTTCCTGCTGCGGACGGCGCTGGTTCCGGCCGTGATGCATCTGCTCGGACGGTCCAACTGGTGGTTGCCGGCCGTACTGGAGGCTCGACTTCCCCATCTGGCGGTGGAACCGGGAGACGCCCTGCCCGACGAACCGGCGTCGGCCTCCCGTACGGCGGCGCCCACGACCGGCTCGACCGGCTCGGTCGTGCACGGGCTCGTCCACACCGGGCGGGGCGAGCCGGTGATGGGCGGTGTGCTCACGCTGGAGTCACCCGACGGCGCACGGATCGACCGGGTGGTGTCGCTGGCCGACGGCTCGTACATCCTCTCGGCTCCCGAGGGGGGCGCCCACCTTCTGACGGTCACATCGACCGGGCACGAACAGTGGGTGAGGCACGTCGTCGTCGGCGATGAGCCCCTGGTGCAGGACGTGGTGCTGGCCCCGGTGGGCGCTCGCCACTGAGGAGCAACGGAAAACCGCAGGAGCCACGAAGGAGCCGCTGAGAAGTAGCCGAGGAGGGGAGTGGCCGGGCGGGCCGGTCACTCCTCCCGGTCGGTGCCCGTCCCGATGTCCGTCCCGGTGTCCGCCCTGGTGTCCGGGGCGGGCGCCTTCCCCCTCGGCGCGGATGCGGTCCGTCGGCGCGGGGCGGGGGCCTTCTCCTTGCGGGCAGCCACGTTCTGCGCCATCCCGGGCAGCAGGTCCGTCAGCAGTTCGTGCACATCGTGGACGAGGGGCCGCAGCACCCGGAAGCGGGCGAGGGTGATGCCCCGGGCGGTGACCCGCGCACCGCGCACCGCCAGTTGTCTGCTGCGCTCGTGCCCCTCCGAGCGGTCGAAGACCCAGTAGAGGACGAGCCCCATCTGGGAGAGCCACATCAGCTCGGGGAAGGCATCGGCCAACTCATCGGGGACCTTGGCCTTGGCGCCGGCGAGCGTCTGGCGGTGGACGTCGATGGCCTCCTCGCGGGCGGGCTCCGACTCCGGTGAGAACGGGCTGAGCGGGCTGTCCGGGTCGGCCGCGTTCTTGAAGAACTGGGCCGCGAACTCGTGGTACGGCTCCGCGATGTCCAGCCAGGCCAGCAGCACCCCCGCGAGCCTGGCCTCCAACTTGGTCTCCCGCTCCAGCACCGGCCGGACGGCGGCCTGGTGCTCGGCCGCGATCCGGTCGTAGAAGCCCTGGATGAGGTGCTCTTTGGAGGAGAAGTAGTAGTAGGCGTTGCCTACGGAAACCCCCGCTTCCTTGGCGATGGCCCGCATGGTCGTCTTGTCGTAGCCGCGCTCCTGGAACAGCCGGAGCGCGGTTTCGAGGATGAGCGTCCGGGTCTGTTCGCTCTTCGGGATGCTCTTGGGGGACTTCTCTTCACTCACGGTGCGAGCCTAGCCGGGCAGTTCGCACTGGTCGTCGCAGGCTGCCTGCCCGGAACCGTTGCCCGGACCCGCACCGGAGAGCTCGCGGTACTTGGCGGCGGCGAGCATGGTGCCGCGGACGAAGGGCGCTCCGCTCGGGGTGGCGAGCCAGTGGGCCTTCGGGCGGTGCTCGGCGAGCGCCCACAGACAGACGATCCATGCCGCGGATCCGCTGAAGATCTGGCCCTGGTCGCCGATGACGGTGATCTCCCGCTGGGTGCGGGCGTGGTCGAGTTCGGGGAACAGCCGCTGCGCCTCCACGGATCCGGCGGGCACCAGGCGCAGCGGTACGAGTTGGGGTTGGCCCTTGAGCCAGTGCCGCAGATGGACGCAGAGGGAGCAGTTGGCGTCGTAGAGGACGGTCAGCGAGGCGATCGGGGCGTTGGGACGGGGCTGGCTGGCCATGGGGTCACGCTCCGGCCCTGGCACGGCCGCCGTCGTTGGGGGGCGGGGTGCGGTCGGCCGGGTTGGTCCAGCCCTGCGGGCTCACCGGCGGGATCTGCTCGCGCTCCATCACACCGCGCCTGCGGATCTTGTTGAGGACGTAGACGTTGCCGAGGTGCATCACACCGAGGACCAGCAGCACCACGCCGAGCTTCACCGAGAGGGCGTCGAAGAGTTCCCGGGCGTTGTCGACGGTTTCGGCGACCCGCAGGTAGAGGGCGACGAAGCCCAGGTTCACCAAGTAGAAGCCGACGACGAGGAGATGGTTCACGGCTTCGGCCAACTTCTCGTTGCCGTGCATGACGTCCGACAGGAAGATCCGCCCGTTCTTGCTGAGCGTGCGGGCCACCCAGATCGTCAGGGCCACGCTGATCAGCAGATAGACGATGTACGCGACCACATTGAGGTCGTCCATGCCACACGCTCCTTGAACACGTTCAAAAGTGCTGACGGGATTGAATGTAGACCTGTTTTTGAACATGTTCAAGTGAGTCTGGTGAGTGGAAAACTCAAGAGCGCCGACCTAGGTGTGGGCTTAATGTCAGCCCGGTGAACCTGACATATGACCTGGCCGGCACCGGCCCCACCGTTCTGCTCCTGCACTCCACCGTCTGCGACCGCCGCATGTGGGACCCCCAATGGCAGGCCCTCGTAGACGCGGGCTGGCAGGTCATCCGCTGCGACTTCCGTGGGTACGGGGAGACTCCCGCGGGTCGCGGCCCCTACAGCGACGCGGACGACGTCCTGGCGCTCCTGGACGAACTCCACATCGACCAGGCCGCGCTGGTCGGCTCCTCCTACGGCGGGCGGATCGCCCTGGAGACCGCGGCCCTGGCCCCCAAGCGGGTCACCGCCCTCGCCCTGCTCTGTGCCGGGCTGCCCGACATGGGTGCCAGCCCCGAACTCGTCGCGTTCGACGAGAGGGAGACGGAACTCTTCGAGGCCAACGATCTGTCCGGCGCGGCTGAACTCAACGGCCGCACCTGGCTCGGCCCCGACGCGAGCCCCGCGGCCCACTCAGCGGTGCGCCAGATGCAGCAGCACGCCTTCGAGGTGCAGGACGCAGCCGCCCATGAACACGGTGAGCACTACGGCGACCGGGACTTCGACCCCCAGACCCTCACCGCGGTGACCGCGCCCGCGCTCGTCGCCTTCGGCGCCCACGACCTGCCCGACTTCCGTGCCACCGCGCGCCGTCTGGCCTCGCTGCTCCCCTCGGCCGAACTAAGGGAGTTGGCCTGGGCCGGTCATCTGCCCGCACTGGAACGCCCGGACGAGACCACCGGGCTGCTGCTGGACTTCCTGCGCACGCACCACCGCCCCGAGCCCGCCCGGACGGCTCCACCTGTCGACCGCCCCTGACCGGGGCGCCCCACTCCGATCGGCGTTGTCAGTGGGCCCGACTACCGTCGTTCGCATGGGACTGGTGACCTTCGTCGACGAGACGACAACAGGTGAACGACTGGGCTCCGTGGGCGTCGTGGTCGCCGAGGAGCGGCTGCCGCTCGGGGAGCTCATTCGACGACGGGTGAGACAGGAGGCCCCCGGCGATGACGTGGACGCCGCCTGCGAGCGCGCCATCAAGGCATTCGGCCGCAACGGCTTCCTGGTGCTCGTGGGAGAGCGGCAGATATCCGAGCTCGACGAGGTCGTCTGTCTCGCGAAGACGACCGAAGTCACCTTCCTCAAGCTCGTTCCCCTGGTCGGTGGCTGATGCAGAACTGGCAATCGGCTTACGCCGACATCATGGCCGTCCGCGCGGCCATCGCCGCGGGGGACCTTCCCGAGCTCGCCGACCTGCTCGTCCAGATCGGCACCCGGGAGAGCAACCAATGGCCGGGCGACCGGGCCTCCATGCTCAAACGGACGAGTGAACTGCCCGAAGACCAGCGCCAGGAGCTGGCCCGGCACTGGATCAGCCGCTATCACGAGGGGGCCGACACCGCAGTGGCCCTCAGCGTCATGATCACTCTGATCCGTACCGCCGACCCCGGCGCCGAACTGCTCGAAGTCGAGCGCCAGGAGCGGATCGAGCGCCTCTCCCAGGACACCGACTGCTACGACGCCCACCAGTTGGTGGAGCTCATCCGAGCCGAGCAGAAGGCAGGCCGCCGCCTGCCCGGGCCCTTCGTCGCCATGGTCCGACGCTCCCGACTGGCCGCCTACTGGTCCGAGGACCCTCTCGACGACATCCTTGGTGAGCTGACCGAGCCCGTGCTCAACCCGGGCGAGGCATGGGCGGACCGAGCCCTCGCCGACGCCGCGACCTGGGGGGAGCCCGGGCGACTGCTGCTCCAGCGGCTCCTGGCAGCCAGGTCCGCGAAACCCACCCGTGCGTGGGAGCGGGCCGTCCGCGCCCTGGTGGCGGAGATCGGCCCGGGGACCGTCCGGACCGCGGCGCTGGCCTGGTTGGGACTGGTCGGCAGCCCCCGGACGCTCCCGCTCAGAATCAGGTACGGATCGGACCAGGAGTACGACGCCTACAACGCCGACGCACTGCGCGGTCTCGCTTGGCTCGCCTCCCTGGTGGAACCGGGGCAGGACACCGTGCGTGCCCTGGGCGCACTGGTCACGACCTCGTTGCGC
Coding sequences within:
- a CDS encoding sensor histidine kinase; this translates as MLLALGITVATAVSLMGMQHFLIDRVDTELVGNRNALERTGFTQKEVESLRALGTLLEQFAPGDRQSGLPRSDTMIVALDDRGQPTSFAGIEPTSRQRAIASAVADPSALSRSSAVRDIQVNGEPYRVVGARLADGTIVLMATSTGAMHNALRKALKFDIVFGVLLLVLLALVTMGWARRRLRPLEDMVETASAIAEGDLTRRVPADSPTATEIEQLRVALNSMLHQVESAFETRERSAAQLRRFVADASHELRTPLSAIRGYLQLYDRGMLRGPVERSRALARMNAEADRMGRLVEELLTLARLDRQAPLRMAPVDLAQLVRDGADDLRAQQPDRPVALSASGRLAVQGDESALRQIVGNLLGNVRAHTPVTARVRLELARQPGGGDRPGWVRLTVADEGPGMAAQDADRIFDRFFRAAGATAATREAEERETAVREAAVRETGSADGTAVGTAAGRSVGAAEVAADALVSGEVPPATGDDATVGEGWRERPQPPGSGLGMAIVQAVVASHGGEVSVRTARGRGLAVTVLLPAATAGASHAPPSYTDTVTPGGTPTAPR
- a CDS encoding response regulator transcription factor, which produces MSQEERGGDCAGATVLIVEDEPSIADVLSIALRYHRFEVMTAGSVRQAQWLASRARPDAALLDVMLPDGDGRVLGREMRALHPDTAIVFLTARDAPAEIVGALGFGDDYITKPFNVDEVVARVTAVLRRTRPADVLSVPPPLRYGDLELDETTYAVRRGGRSVQLTPTEYALLRFLVRNGGRVVPKDQLLRHVWSYEHEAESTVVETYISYLRRKLDPLGPPLITTRRGVGYGLS
- a CDS encoding MMPL family transporter, whose amino-acid sequence is MARWCYRHRLVVLVLWVGALLGLGVAGTAAGTHYSNVFSLPDTDSKKALDLLVKAFPERSGDQNTLVWRVQDGSVRDAPVRQRLEPALREIAGMRGVGEVISPYAPEGAIQISTDGRTAYAQITFVDQADAVPKALVQDVVDLTEAAAGDGLQTEIGGQAVKRIQEPPMGTAELVGLGAAAVVLFLAFGSLFAMALPLVVAVFAVGTAMMATILLSHVTDVPEVGPLLGSLIGLGVGIDYALFIVTRHRKGLLRGMEPEESAVNALNTSGRAVLFAGGTVCIALAGMLVMNLRFLDGVVIATSLTVVLSVLAAVTLLPALMGVLGPKVLSRRQRQRLAANGPAPAEASGLAARWSAMVQRRPRAIGAVALLVMVALAIPVFSLRLGATDQGNHPEESTTRQAYDLLADGFGPGFNGPLQLVADGVEPRAVQELVQQVSKTEGVAFAAALPSQPGSGLTVIQVVPTTSPQSEETDRLIDVLREDVIAESGEKVHVGGVTAVFKDFAAVTSERLPYFVATIIVLGFVLLMIAFRSILVPLTAAVMNLIAAAASFGVLVAIFQWGYGTELLGIGKEGPITAFLPVIMLSLLFGLSMDYQVFLVSRMHEEWVHTKDNARAVRVGLAETSRVINCAALIMICVFGAFVLSGDMEAGMAGVGLAVAVALDAFLLRTALVPAVMHLLGRSNWWLPAVLEARLPHLAVEPGDALPDEPASASRTAAPTTGSTGSVVHGLVHTGRGEPVMGGVLTLESPDGARIDRVVSLADGSYILSAPEGGAHLLTVTSTGHEQWVRHVVVGDEPLVQDVVLAPVGARH
- a CDS encoding TetR/AcrR family transcriptional regulator — its product is MSEEKSPKSIPKSEQTRTLILETALRLFQERGYDKTTMRAIAKEAGVSVGNAYYYFSSKEHLIQGFYDRIAAEHQAAVRPVLERETKLEARLAGVLLAWLDIAEPYHEFAAQFFKNAADPDSPLSPFSPESEPAREEAIDVHRQTLAGAKAKVPDELADAFPELMWLSQMGLVLYWVFDRSEGHERSRQLAVRGARVTARGITLARFRVLRPLVHDVHELLTDLLPGMAQNVAARKEKAPAPRRRTASAPRGKAPAPDTRADTGTDIGTGTDREE
- a CDS encoding thiol-disulfide oxidoreductase DCC family protein; the encoded protein is MASQPRPNAPIASLTVLYDANCSLCVHLRHWLKGQPQLVPLRLVPAGSVEAQRLFPELDHARTQREITVIGDQGQIFSGSAAWIVCLWALAEHRPKAHWLATPSGAPFVRGTMLAAAKYRELSGAGPGNGSGQAACDDQCELPG
- a CDS encoding alpha/beta fold hydrolase yields the protein MNLTYDLAGTGPTVLLLHSTVCDRRMWDPQWQALVDAGWQVIRCDFRGYGETPAGRGPYSDADDVLALLDELHIDQAALVGSSYGGRIALETAALAPKRVTALALLCAGLPDMGASPELVAFDERETELFEANDLSGAAELNGRTWLGPDASPAAHSAVRQMQQHAFEVQDAAAHEHGEHYGDRDFDPQTLTAVTAPALVAFGAHDLPDFRATARRLASLLPSAELRELAWAGHLPALERPDETTGLLLDFLRTHHRPEPARTAPPVDRP